One Gordonia sp. SID5947 genomic region harbors:
- a CDS encoding carbohydrate kinase family protein: MRVATFGAHVLDVLAQPVDEIPDGQGAALVRNIRMSPAGPAGGTAITLAKLGVEVYTVGAVGADDPGDLLTTMLNRRGVNTDHLLTVDQPTSMSMLPIRSNGDRPALHLPGANLAYPLGNAPFEFLTGVDHVHIGAPELLNPPELAPLLADIRATGTTISADILADGDPGLLAWIEPVLPQLDYLLPNDDQVCGFTGETDLITACRRLIDRGVLCVAATAGADGAHVVTADDAAHARARDVTVVDTSGCGDSFSAGFLAARGHDLGLLAAAEIGCAVAGIVATGLGSDHGDFTWESIVA; encoded by the coding sequence ATGAGAGTGGCGACGTTCGGCGCCCACGTTCTCGACGTACTCGCGCAGCCGGTGGACGAGATCCCCGACGGCCAGGGCGCGGCCCTGGTGCGCAACATTCGGATGTCACCTGCCGGTCCGGCGGGGGGCACTGCGATCACTCTCGCCAAATTGGGCGTGGAGGTCTATACCGTGGGAGCGGTCGGCGCCGACGACCCAGGCGATCTGCTGACCACGATGCTCAATCGCCGAGGCGTCAACACCGACCATCTCCTCACGGTCGACCAGCCGACGTCGATGAGCATGTTGCCGATCCGCAGCAACGGCGACCGCCCCGCACTGCATCTGCCGGGCGCCAACCTCGCGTACCCACTGGGCAACGCACCGTTCGAATTCCTGACCGGGGTGGACCATGTCCACATCGGCGCACCGGAGCTCCTCAACCCGCCAGAACTCGCCCCGTTGCTCGCCGACATCCGCGCCACCGGTACCACCATCTCCGCCGATATCCTCGCCGACGGCGACCCGGGTCTGCTCGCGTGGATCGAACCCGTTCTGCCACAACTCGATTACCTCCTCCCCAACGACGATCAGGTCTGCGGGTTCACCGGTGAGACGGACCTCATCACCGCGTGCCGCCGCCTCATCGATCGCGGCGTCCTCTGCGTGGCGGCCACCGCCGGGGCCGACGGCGCCCACGTGGTGACCGCCGACGACGCCGCACACGCACGCGCCCGCGACGTGACCGTGGTGGACACCAGCGGATGCGGCGACTCCTTCTCGGCAGGCTTCCTCGCGGCGCGCGGCCACGATCTGGGACTGCTCGCCGCCGCCGAGATCGGGTGTGCCGTTGCCGGGATCGTCGC
- a CDS encoding class II aldolase/adducin family protein, protein MRFSEERAALAAAAHRLARAGMTHGTGGNVSTRVDDHVLLTPSGCRLADVTPEQMVAVDLDGTVVEDTPFRPTSELRIHLDVYHHTSAAAVAHAHPIASIAAANIVDELPVVHYTAALIGGTIRVAPYAVFGSRELGDAVAAALIDRTAALMRNHGSVAYGDDLDSACDRIELVDWLAEMYLRSAAVAPPATLSHDDIVDVVVTATRRQYSPFPGRNS, encoded by the coding sequence GTGCGCTTCTCCGAGGAACGCGCGGCGCTCGCCGCCGCTGCCCACCGACTGGCCCGCGCGGGGATGACCCATGGCACCGGGGGGAACGTCTCGACCCGGGTGGACGACCACGTCCTCCTCACCCCATCCGGATGCCGGCTCGCCGATGTCACCCCCGAACAGATGGTCGCGGTCGACCTCGACGGAACGGTTGTGGAGGACACCCCTTTTCGGCCGACTTCGGAACTTCGCATCCACCTCGACGTCTATCACCACACGTCGGCCGCCGCGGTCGCCCACGCCCATCCGATCGCCTCGATCGCCGCGGCCAACATCGTCGACGAACTGCCCGTCGTCCACTACACGGCCGCACTGATCGGCGGCACGATCCGGGTGGCGCCGTACGCGGTGTTCGGCAGTCGCGAACTCGGTGACGCGGTGGCCGCCGCGCTGATCGATCGCACGGCCGCCCTCATGCGCAACCACGGTTCCGTCGCATACGGCGACGACCTCGATTCGGCCTGTGACCGAATCGAACTCGTGGACTGGCTGGCCGAGATGTACCTGCGTTCGGCAGCGGTCGCCCCACCGGCGACCCTCAGCCACGACGACATCGTCGATGTCGTGGTCACCGCGACCCGTCGGCAGTACTCACCGTTTCCCGGGAGGAATTCATGA
- a CDS encoding serine hydrolase domain-containing protein — protein sequence MGPRSIDSRNVESAVRTAIDAAVTGSPRVPGVVAGVTTDKATLTLAAAGVRAIDGTDPMTTDTVFAMFSATKAITATVALQLVERGLLDLDAPAKEYAPRLRDIQVLDGFADDGSLRLRPPASDVTMRQLLTHTAGFGYDFFNQDYRRLTRDHGVPAVISATIESISTPLLFDPGTRWEYGSSMDWAGRVIEGVTGHRLGDVMSEHLFSPLGMSDTSFDLTDDLARRRAVLHHRAPDDSLSPNHKWKMPDDPEVQMGGQGLYSTVRDYIAFIRMWLNDGLSDSGEQILRPETIVEAGRNQIGDLTVTKLPGVIPALSHDVDFFPGVPKSWGLSFLINDEDAPTGRPAGSLSWAGLANLYYWIDRRTKIGGFWATQIFPFVDPTAYDAYLDFETVVYRAID from the coding sequence ATGGGTCCACGCAGCATCGATTCACGAAACGTGGAGAGCGCGGTACGTACCGCGATCGATGCCGCGGTCACGGGTTCGCCTCGCGTACCCGGCGTGGTCGCGGGCGTGACCACCGACAAAGCGACTCTCACCCTGGCCGCGGCGGGGGTGCGGGCCATCGACGGTACCGATCCGATGACGACCGACACCGTCTTCGCCATGTTCTCGGCGACCAAGGCGATCACCGCAACCGTCGCCCTGCAACTCGTCGAACGCGGCCTGCTCGACCTCGACGCCCCGGCCAAGGAGTACGCTCCCCGGCTGCGAGACATCCAGGTGCTCGACGGGTTCGCCGACGACGGAAGTCTTCGGCTGCGGCCCCCGGCGTCCGATGTGACGATGCGTCAGTTACTCACCCACACAGCCGGTTTCGGCTACGACTTCTTCAATCAGGATTACCGGCGGCTGACCCGGGACCACGGCGTCCCGGCCGTTATCAGCGCCACGATCGAGTCGATCTCGACTCCGCTGTTGTTCGATCCCGGCACGCGCTGGGAGTACGGCAGCAGCATGGACTGGGCCGGACGCGTCATCGAGGGCGTCACCGGTCATCGCCTGGGAGACGTGATGTCCGAGCACCTGTTCAGCCCACTCGGTATGTCCGACACGTCGTTCGACCTCACCGACGACCTGGCGCGTCGGCGCGCCGTGTTGCACCACCGCGCGCCGGACGACTCGCTGTCACCGAACCACAAGTGGAAGATGCCCGACGATCCTGAGGTACAGATGGGCGGGCAGGGCCTCTACTCCACTGTGCGCGACTACATCGCGTTCATCCGGATGTGGCTCAACGACGGTCTTTCCGACTCCGGCGAGCAGATTCTGCGCCCCGAGACGATCGTCGAGGCGGGACGGAACCAGATCGGTGACCTCACGGTGACCAAGCTGCCCGGTGTGATCCCGGCGTTGTCGCATGACGTGGACTTCTTCCCCGGTGTTCCGAAGTCGTGGGGTCTCAGCTTTCTGATCAACGACGAGGATGCGCCCACGGGACGACCGGCGGGATCGCTCTCCTGGGCCGGGTTGGCCAATCTCTACTACTGGATCGATCGACGCACCAAGATCGGCGGATTCTGGGCGACACAGATCTTCCCGTTCGTCGATCCGACCGCCTACGACGCCTACCTGGACTTCGAGACAGTCGTATACCGAGCCATCGACTGA
- a CDS encoding pyridoxal phosphate-dependent aminotransferase: MRISQRAEAVAPFYAMEFGKRAAELEAAGHDVVKLSIGEPDFGAPPAFLAAIRALADGRPLTYTGALGLPELRSAIAGFCGTRFGVDVDPRRVVVTSGASAALLLSCAALVDPGDEVLVADPSYPCNRQFAESFGARVRLIPTSPATRFQLTADLVEGAWGEHTRGVMVASPSNPTGTSVPYDELVRICADVADRGGWRIVDEIYLGLADPGPDGAHPTSILGADPGAVVINSFSKYFGMTGWRLGWCVVPDELVPVLERLAQNYYICPPTPAQYAALECFTDESLALSEARREEFRIRRDLVIDGLARIGLDVPVVPDGAFYVYLDVSATGLTSSEFCDRALREVHVSLTPGKDFGHHTADDHVRLSYAASTDELTEGVRRLGEFMGTLRTPA; encoded by the coding sequence ATGAGGATCTCCCAGCGCGCCGAGGCCGTCGCGCCGTTCTACGCGATGGAGTTCGGAAAGCGGGCCGCCGAACTCGAGGCCGCCGGTCACGACGTCGTGAAATTGAGTATCGGCGAGCCCGACTTCGGTGCACCGCCCGCTTTTCTCGCCGCGATCCGTGCGCTGGCCGACGGCAGGCCGCTGACCTACACCGGGGCGCTCGGGCTACCCGAACTGCGCTCGGCCATCGCCGGGTTCTGCGGGACCCGTTTCGGCGTGGACGTCGATCCGCGGCGCGTGGTCGTGACATCCGGCGCCTCCGCGGCGCTGCTGTTGAGTTGCGCGGCACTGGTCGACCCAGGTGACGAGGTGTTGGTGGCCGATCCCTCATATCCCTGCAATCGACAGTTCGCCGAGAGTTTCGGAGCGCGGGTACGTCTGATACCCACCAGCCCGGCGACCCGGTTCCAGCTCACCGCCGACCTGGTCGAAGGCGCCTGGGGCGAGCACACACGCGGCGTGATGGTCGCGTCGCCATCCAATCCGACCGGCACGTCGGTGCCATATGACGAGTTGGTCCGTATCTGCGCCGATGTAGCCGACCGCGGCGGATGGCGCATCGTCGACGAGATCTACCTCGGCCTCGCCGATCCCGGTCCCGACGGCGCCCACCCGACGAGCATCCTGGGCGCGGACCCAGGTGCCGTCGTGATCAACAGCTTCTCCAAGTACTTCGGAATGACCGGTTGGCGCCTGGGATGGTGCGTGGTGCCAGACGAACTGGTCCCGGTACTGGAACGGCTCGCGCAGAACTACTACATCTGCCCGCCGACGCCGGCGCAGTATGCCGCCCTCGAGTGCTTCACCGACGAATCGCTGGCGTTGAGCGAGGCCCGTCGCGAGGAGTTCCGGATCCGCCGCGACCTGGTCATCGACGGCCTGGCCCGGATCGGCCTCGATGTCCCGGTGGTACCCGATGGCGCCTTCTACGTCTATCTCGATGTCTCGGCGACCGGACTCACGTCGTCGGAGTTCTGCGATCGCGCGCTACGCGAGGTACACGTGTCCCTCACCCCGGGAAAGGATTTCGGCCATCACACGGCCGACGACCACGTCCGGTTGTCGTACGCGGCGTCGACCGACGAGTTGACCGAGGGAGTGCGCAGGCTCGGCGAGTTCATGGGTACGCTCCGGACACCGGCCTGA
- a CDS encoding aldo/keto reductase — MSVPTITLNNGVQIPQLGFGVFQIPPEETEAATLTALEVGYRHIDTAEMYGNEKGVGAALAASGLDRRDVFITSKLNNGFHAYDDALAAADQTLTDLGLEQIDLFLIHWPLPGVGDFVETWRALEKFHGDGKARAIGVSNFQRAHLERLFAETDVVPAVNQIEVHPYLTQNALRAFNSEHDIATEAWSPIAQGDVLDDPVLVKIAQEKNRTTAQVTLRWHIQRGDIVFPKSVTRSRVEENFALFDFELSVEDVAAIDGLNKDRRRGPDPDEFNYIPES, encoded by the coding sequence ATGTCGGTTCCCACAATCACTCTCAACAACGGTGTGCAGATTCCCCAGCTCGGTTTCGGCGTTTTCCAGATCCCGCCGGAAGAGACCGAGGCGGCGACGCTGACCGCACTCGAGGTCGGCTATCGCCACATCGACACCGCCGAGATGTACGGGAACGAGAAGGGCGTGGGCGCCGCTCTCGCCGCGTCCGGGCTCGATCGCCGCGACGTGTTCATCACCAGCAAACTGAACAACGGCTTCCATGCCTACGACGACGCATTGGCGGCCGCCGATCAGACGTTGACCGACCTCGGTCTCGAACAGATCGACCTGTTCCTGATCCACTGGCCACTCCCCGGTGTCGGCGACTTCGTGGAGACGTGGCGAGCACTCGAGAAGTTCCACGGCGACGGCAAGGCGCGAGCCATCGGCGTCTCCAACTTCCAGCGCGCTCATCTCGAGCGGTTGTTCGCCGAAACCGATGTGGTCCCCGCGGTCAACCAGATCGAGGTCCATCCATACCTGACCCAGAACGCCTTGCGCGCTTTCAACTCCGAGCACGACATCGCCACCGAGGCGTGGTCGCCGATCGCCCAGGGCGACGTCCTCGACGACCCGGTGCTGGTCAAGATCGCACAGGAGAAGAATCGCACCACGGCTCAGGTCACCTTGCGCTGGCACATCCAGCGGGGCGACATCGTGTTCCCCAAGTCGGTGACCCGCTCACGTGTCGAGGAGAACTTCGCCCTCTTCGATTTCGAACTGTCTGTGGAAGACGTCGCCGCCATCGACGGCCTGAACAAGGACCGCCGTCGCGGACCCGATCCGGACGAGTTCAACTACATCCCGGAGAGCTGA
- a CDS encoding NADP-dependent oxidoreductase: MAKRFIATAYGDPADVLEYVDHQIPAPAPGQVVVQTRAIGMNPVDIKSVRGQTGSDASKLPMPIGYEMAGTVTAVGDIADPFAVGDEVIVYPASGAYADSVLADVRAVRPRPAALDVERAGGLLLVGVTAADAVRTAGLTESDVVLVHGGSGAVGAIAVQLAVQAGATVIATASPANHRFVRALGAVPVSYGEGLLDRVEAATSTPITAVIDTVGNDEAIDASLALVDNPGKIVSIAAFGRAADGIVLVNGSTPESRRHRAEAVDDLIAGAAAGTLLTEVAATFPLADAASALVELEHAHPRGKFILLP; the protein is encoded by the coding sequence ATGGCCAAGAGATTCATCGCGACCGCCTACGGCGACCCTGCCGATGTACTCGAGTACGTCGACCACCAGATCCCGGCTCCCGCGCCGGGTCAGGTGGTCGTGCAGACCCGGGCCATCGGGATGAATCCGGTCGACATCAAGTCCGTGCGCGGTCAAACCGGGAGCGATGCGTCGAAACTGCCGATGCCCATCGGGTACGAGATGGCCGGCACGGTGACCGCCGTCGGCGACATCGCCGACCCCTTCGCGGTGGGTGACGAGGTGATCGTCTATCCCGCATCCGGCGCATATGCCGACAGCGTGCTCGCCGATGTCCGTGCGGTGCGTCCACGCCCCGCCGCGCTCGACGTCGAGCGGGCGGGCGGCCTGCTCCTGGTCGGGGTCACCGCGGCCGACGCCGTGCGTACCGCCGGCCTGACCGAGTCAGACGTCGTCCTCGTCCACGGTGGTTCGGGCGCGGTCGGCGCGATCGCCGTGCAATTGGCGGTACAGGCGGGTGCAACCGTCATCGCCACCGCGAGCCCCGCCAACCACCGGTTCGTGCGCGCACTCGGCGCCGTCCCCGTGTCCTACGGCGAGGGACTCCTCGACCGCGTCGAAGCAGCCACGTCGACGCCGATCACCGCCGTGATCGACACCGTGGGCAACGACGAGGCGATCGACGCCTCCCTGGCACTCGTCGACAACCCCGGCAAGATCGTCAGCATCGCCGCCTTCGGCCGCGCCGCCGACGGAATCGTCCTGGTGAACGGAAGCACCCCGGAAAGCAGACGACATCGCGCCGAAGCGGTCGACGATCTCATCGCCGGCGCCGCGGCGGGAACGCTGCTGACGGAGGTGGCGGCGACCTTTCCGCTCGCCGACGCCGCTTCCGCACTTGTCGAACTCGAACACGCACATCCGCGGGGCAAGTTCATCCTGTTGCCCTGA
- a CDS encoding NUDIX domain-containing protein gives MPIPDFIRDLRRHVGHEPLWLSGVSAVVLDATGRILLTHRADTREWAVVSGVLEPGEEPARAVLREIAEETGVQAELIRLTSVDVTPMIVYPNGDHSRYLDICFLARHVGGEPHAADDENTDVTWFPVDDLPAELAETSRLRIEHALRDDPAAWFRQ, from the coding sequence GTGCCCATCCCAGATTTCATCCGTGACCTCCGCCGCCATGTCGGACACGAACCTCTCTGGCTGTCCGGGGTCAGCGCGGTGGTTCTCGACGCGACCGGACGCATCCTGCTGACCCACCGCGCGGACACCCGTGAATGGGCGGTGGTCTCTGGCGTCCTCGAACCCGGCGAAGAACCCGCACGGGCGGTACTTCGCGAGATCGCCGAAGAGACCGGGGTGCAGGCCGAGCTGATACGCCTGACCAGCGTGGACGTGACGCCGATGATCGTGTACCCGAACGGGGATCACTCCCGGTACCTCGACATCTGCTTCCTCGCGCGCCATGTGGGTGGCGAGCCACATGCGGCAGATGACGAGAACACCGACGTCACCTGGTTCCCCGTGGACGACCTACCCGCCGAGCTCGCCGAGACGTCGCGGTTGCGCATCGAGCACGCCCTCCGGGACGACCCGGCGGCGTGGTTTCGCCAGTAG
- a CDS encoding O-acetyl-ADP-ribose deacetylase — MSGIDVITGDITSMRTDVIVNAANSSLLGGGGVDGAIHRAGGPAILRECRLLRETTLPSGLETGAAVATTAGDLPARWVIHTVGPIYSDTEDRSQALRACYSRSLCLADSLGARSLAFPLISGGAYGWPLDDAVEQQVRAVKDANSTVESITLVAFSDEIADLTRRALS, encoded by the coding sequence ATGAGCGGTATCGACGTCATCACCGGCGACATCACGTCGATGCGCACCGACGTGATCGTCAACGCGGCGAATTCGTCGTTGCTCGGCGGGGGTGGCGTGGACGGGGCGATTCATCGCGCCGGCGGCCCCGCCATCCTCCGCGAATGCAGGTTGCTCCGCGAGACCACCCTGCCGTCGGGACTCGAGACCGGTGCCGCCGTTGCCACCACGGCCGGCGATCTGCCCGCTCGCTGGGTGATCCATACCGTCGGGCCCATTTACTCCGATACCGAGGACCGATCACAGGCGTTGCGGGCGTGCTACAGCCGCAGCCTGTGCCTGGCGGACTCGCTCGGCGCCCGGTCCCTGGCCTTCCCGCTGATCTCCGGTGGGGCGTACGGGTGGCCCCTCGACGACGCGGTCGAACAACAGGTTCGGGCTGTCAAAGATGCAAATTCCACTGTCGAATCCATTACGCTCGTTGCCTTTTCGGACGAGATCGCAGATCTCACACGCCGCGCCCTGAGTTGA
- a CDS encoding LpqN/LpqT family lipoprotein, whose amino-acid sequence MTAETDHLDRAPQGDDRLVEPTVLRPYAVAYGAAARARRVARAQDGEETPILERLERMAVAASRVTDERSIPGEVLIDVDRDIWRRANAAGYLHLFIADHGNDGTVAVVVTRFVVDHGADVSRLIDHAFVEPRALPEWSENEATRTQPGFRTEGSSMQTGTYVGDDQTWYCAIRYAAYRRGNVAYLLHTTGTAPAREGETFRRSIASAVSSVRFED is encoded by the coding sequence GTGACCGCTGAGACCGATCATCTCGACCGCGCACCCCAGGGGGATGACCGATTGGTGGAGCCGACGGTCCTGCGCCCGTATGCGGTTGCCTACGGCGCCGCGGCGAGGGCTCGTCGAGTCGCCCGTGCACAGGACGGTGAGGAGACGCCGATCCTGGAACGGCTCGAACGCATGGCGGTCGCCGCCAGCCGCGTCACCGACGAACGATCCATCCCGGGCGAGGTGCTCATCGACGTCGACCGAGACATCTGGCGGCGGGCCAACGCGGCGGGATACCTCCATCTGTTCATCGCCGATCACGGCAACGACGGAACCGTGGCGGTTGTGGTGACGCGTTTCGTCGTGGACCACGGCGCCGACGTCTCCCGCCTGATCGATCACGCCTTCGTCGAACCGCGCGCGTTACCCGAGTGGAGCGAGAACGAGGCGACCCGGACTCAACCGGGTTTTCGGACGGAGGGTTCCTCGATGCAGACGGGCACCTACGTCGGTGACGACCAGACCTGGTACTGCGCGATCCGATATGCCGCCTATCGCCGCGGAAACGTCGCGTATCTGCTGCACACCACCGGAACCGCGCCGGCCCGCGAGGGCGAGACATTCCGACGGTCGATCGCCTCGGCGGTCAGCTCGGTTCGCTTCGAGGACTGA
- a CDS encoding MFS transporter: protein MSSVSESGRTVQEYIDDRPLWADGTETSTSPMTGMQWRIWWLAAAGKFFEGIMIFMTGVALPLVTIDFSLSTTQQGFVSSASLAGILVGATALGGLADRFGRKRMFIAEMAIFAVFVTATTFAPNFVALVVFLFGAGIALGCDYPTAHMVISESTPTTRRGRLVLSAFGFQSVGAFAGTFLGFFILYHNPDVGAWRWMYATVIVPAIVVLIGRFFLPDSAHWLMSRGRREEAEAETQRLLARRPAYPTHVRLRPNAESENQSRQSGRYRDLFGKKYRRVTLFASAPWVLQDLSTYGVGIFTPVLLASVIGRQSDLNSLQDVIHNDMLGAKGSAVMDVVFVAGIIGAIVLVERVGRLRLQIIGFVGCGSGLFLVALATLSPHNYHIPLLFAGFVIFYFMNNLGPNSMTYLISGEVFPTEIRGKGAGFAASTAKVGAVSAAFFFPMLDDAIGTSALLFILVGTTIVGVLVTIRFGIETSGTSIGELGGVADDPGTPARSASMSV from the coding sequence ATGTCCTCCGTCAGCGAGTCCGGAAGGACCGTCCAGGAATACATCGACGACAGGCCGCTCTGGGCCGACGGCACAGAAACATCCACGTCCCCGATGACCGGTATGCAGTGGCGCATCTGGTGGCTGGCGGCGGCAGGCAAGTTCTTCGAAGGCATCATGATCTTCATGACCGGGGTCGCCCTCCCTCTGGTCACGATCGACTTCTCCCTCAGCACAACACAACAGGGCTTCGTCTCGTCCGCGTCCTTGGCCGGCATCCTGGTGGGCGCCACGGCCCTCGGTGGTCTGGCCGACCGTTTCGGCCGCAAACGGATGTTCATCGCCGAGATGGCGATCTTCGCCGTCTTCGTCACCGCGACCACCTTCGCGCCGAATTTCGTGGCGCTGGTGGTCTTCTTGTTCGGCGCCGGCATCGCGCTGGGATGTGATTACCCGACCGCCCACATGGTGATCTCGGAGAGCACCCCGACCACCCGTCGCGGGCGGCTTGTGCTCTCCGCGTTCGGGTTCCAATCCGTCGGCGCGTTTGCCGGCACCTTCCTGGGCTTCTTCATCCTGTACCACAACCCGGATGTCGGAGCCTGGCGCTGGATGTACGCGACGGTCATCGTCCCGGCCATCGTCGTGCTCATCGGCCGGTTCTTCCTGCCCGACAGTGCGCATTGGCTCATGTCCCGCGGGCGCCGGGAAGAAGCAGAAGCAGAGACGCAACGTCTGCTGGCCCGGCGGCCGGCCTATCCGACGCACGTCAGGTTGCGCCCGAATGCGGAGTCCGAGAACCAGTCCCGCCAGTCGGGCCGCTACCGGGATCTCTTCGGGAAGAAGTACCGGAGGGTGACGCTCTTCGCCTCGGCGCCCTGGGTCCTCCAGGATCTGAGCACCTACGGCGTCGGCATCTTCACCCCGGTGCTTCTCGCATCGGTGATCGGCAGACAATCCGACCTCAACTCGCTGCAGGATGTCATCCACAACGACATGCTGGGCGCCAAGGGATCCGCGGTGATGGACGTCGTCTTCGTCGCGGGCATCATCGGCGCCATCGTCCTCGTCGAACGAGTCGGTCGGCTACGCCTCCAGATCATCGGGTTCGTCGGTTGCGGCTCCGGCCTGTTCCTCGTCGCATTGGCGACGCTGTCGCCGCACAACTACCACATACCCCTCCTGTTCGCCGGTTTCGTGATCTTCTACTTCATGAACAACCTCGGACCGAATTCGATGACCTACCTCATCTCGGGTGAGGTCTTCCCCACCGAGATCCGGGGCAAGGGAGCAGGTTTCGCAGCTTCGACGGCCAAGGTAGGCGCGGTGTCGGCCGCGTTCTTCTTCCCGATGCTCGACGACGCGATCGGCACCAGCGCGCTGCTCTTCATCCTCGTCGGTACGACGATCGTCGGTGTCCTGGTGACGATTCGATTCGGCATCGAGACCAGCGGCACCAGCATCGGAGAACTGGGTGGGGTCGCGGACGATCCCGGCACGCCGGCACGCTCGGCATCGATGAGCGTGTGA
- a CDS encoding MFS transporter, producing the protein MTPSTVTSSVGPAADSRYKWIALSNTTLGMLIATINSSIVLIALPDIFRGIHVNPLLPENTSYLLWMMMGFLVVTAVLVVSFGRLGDMFGRARMYNLGFAIFTVSSIFLAITWFDGDAAAIWLISWRIVQGVGGAFLMANSSAILTDAFPADQRGLALGINGVAAIAGSFLGLLVGGLVAPIHWNLVFLVSVPFGVIGTIWAYLRLRDTGVRRRARMDWWGNVTFAVGLVAVLVGITYGIQPYDGHSMGWSSPMVLCCLIGGVLVLVAFVFIETWVPSPLFDLHLFANRSFTFGNIANLMSSIGRGGLQFILIIWLQGIWLPQHGYNFEQTPLWSAIYMIPITIGFLLTAPLSGALSDRLGTKWFTTTGMLITAGTFAALITMPVDFRYPVFAVVLFLNGVGMGMFSSPNRAEVMNSLPADARGSGSGMMTTFQNAAMVLSIGLFFSLMISGLSAHLPATMGAGLTANGVPAVQADQIAHLPAVAVLFAAFLGYNPVEQLLGPQLSSLPPADQNTLTGLDFFPHLISGPFADGLTAAFTFAIVCCVIGALASLFTVGRRPQPAARRLEDPEEVSELAGANLDASPGPVAAVRKRRSAPAGRDPVSPR; encoded by the coding sequence ATGACCCCCAGCACCGTCACCTCGTCCGTCGGCCCGGCCGCCGATTCCCGATACAAGTGGATCGCGCTCTCCAACACCACGCTGGGCATGCTGATCGCGACGATCAACAGCTCGATCGTCCTGATCGCCCTGCCCGACATCTTCCGCGGGATCCATGTGAACCCGTTGCTCCCCGAGAACACGAGCTATCTGCTGTGGATGATGATGGGCTTCCTCGTGGTCACCGCCGTGCTGGTGGTCAGCTTCGGACGCCTCGGCGACATGTTCGGTCGCGCCCGCATGTACAACCTCGGCTTCGCGATCTTCACCGTGTCGTCGATCTTCTTGGCCATCACCTGGTTCGACGGCGATGCAGCGGCGATCTGGCTGATCTCGTGGCGCATCGTCCAGGGCGTCGGCGGCGCCTTCCTGATGGCCAACTCATCGGCGATCCTGACCGACGCCTTTCCCGCCGACCAGCGCGGGCTCGCCCTCGGCATCAACGGCGTCGCCGCGATCGCCGGCTCCTTTCTCGGCCTGCTCGTGGGCGGCCTCGTCGCACCCATCCACTGGAATCTGGTCTTCCTCGTGTCGGTGCCGTTCGGGGTCATCGGGACCATCTGGGCCTATCTCAGACTCCGGGACACCGGCGTGCGACGCCGGGCCCGGATGGACTGGTGGGGCAACGTCACCTTCGCGGTCGGTCTGGTCGCGGTCCTGGTCGGCATCACCTACGGCATCCAGCCCTACGACGGGCACAGCATGGGCTGGTCCAGCCCGATGGTGTTGTGCTGCCTGATCGGCGGCGTCCTCGTCCTGGTCGCGTTCGTGTTCATCGAGACGTGGGTGCCGAGTCCGTTGTTCGATCTGCACCTGTTCGCCAACCGTTCGTTCACCTTCGGCAACATCGCCAACCTGATGTCGTCGATCGGCCGTGGCGGACTCCAGTTCATCCTGATCATCTGGTTACAAGGAATCTGGCTCCCTCAGCACGGGTACAACTTCGAACAGACACCGCTCTGGTCGGCCATCTACATGATCCCGATAACCATCGGATTCCTGCTGACCGCACCGTTGTCGGGTGCGTTGTCGGACCGGCTGGGCACCAAATGGTTCACCACCACCGGAATGCTCATCACCGCCGGGACATTCGCCGCGCTCATCACGATGCCGGTCGACTTCCGATACCCGGTCTTCGCGGTCGTGCTGTTCCTCAACGGCGTGGGCATGGGGATGTTCTCGTCGCCGAACCGTGCCGAGGTCATGAACAGCCTGCCCGCCGACGCCCGCGGTTCCGGATCGGGCATGATGACCACGTTCCAGAATGCCGCGATGGTGCTGTCGATCGGCCTGTTCTTCAGCTTGATGATCAGCGGTCTCTCGGCGCATCTCCCCGCGACGATGGGCGCAGGCCTGACAGCGAACGGGGTGCCCGCGGTGCAGGCCGATCAGATCGCGCACCTGCCGGCGGTGGCCGTCCTCTTCGCCGCTTTCCTCGGTTACAACCCGGTGGAACAGCTCCTGGGGCCGCAGCTGTCGAGCTTGCCGCCGGCCGATCAGAACACGCTGACCGGACTGGATTTCTTCCCCCACCTCATCAGCGGCCCCTTCGCCGACGGCCTCACCGCCGCCTTCACCTTCGCCATCGTGTGCTGTGTGATCGGCGCGTTGGCGTCATTGTTCACCGTCGGCCGCAGACCGCAGCCCGCGGCTCGACGACTCGAGGACCCCGAGGAGGTTTCCGAACTCGCCGGGGCAAACCTCGATGCGTCTCCCGGCCCGGTCGCGGCGGTCCGGAAGCGGCGTAGCGCGCCCGCCGGTCGCGATCCGGTGTCGCCGAGGTGA